From the genome of Haloterrigena sp. KLK7, one region includes:
- a CDS encoding citrate:proton symporter: MIDSGVSLGLIGYGAILLILLLVIRKRLYVIPTLIVVPVLAALVAGFSFQEIGSFAEEGLQGIVGITAMFAFAVWYFSIMRDNGLFDPFVARIVDSIIGRPALLTVGTVGLAMMTHLDGAGATTMLITIPALLPLYDALDVDRRILAALVALTAGTMNMLPWGGQVVRGVAAIDPATVSNIFNPMIPAQAAGMLSVFGISAYFGRQIRKDLDSVTAFEGVDEESLIDEAIDGREIEIDWKWAFNLLLTVAVLGALIAGVTSPEVSFMIGVVIALVVNVPEYERQKEVLESYAPDVMTYVGILFAAGVLIGVLEESGMITEMANILVLLIPDALGAHLPVVVAIVSLPARLLFSPDAFYFGVLPVLAETSAAYGHDPVAVVRASLVGQTVGFPVSPFTGATYLLIGLAGVELGEHIKFTLPLMVIPSGVILLVGLLLGAIPL, translated from the coding sequence ATGATAGACTCTGGCGTATCACTCGGTCTCATCGGATACGGTGCGATCCTCCTCATCCTGTTATTGGTAATCCGAAAGCGACTGTACGTGATCCCCACGTTGATCGTAGTGCCTGTCCTCGCCGCGCTGGTCGCCGGATTCTCGTTTCAGGAGATCGGATCGTTCGCGGAGGAGGGGCTCCAGGGAATCGTCGGTATCACGGCGATGTTCGCGTTCGCCGTCTGGTATTTCAGCATCATGCGCGACAACGGGCTGTTCGACCCGTTCGTCGCGCGGATCGTCGACAGCATCATCGGGAGGCCGGCGCTGCTCACGGTCGGGACCGTCGGACTCGCGATGATGACGCATCTGGACGGCGCCGGCGCGACGACGATGCTCATCACGATTCCGGCGTTGCTACCGCTGTACGACGCGCTCGATGTCGATCGACGGATCCTCGCCGCGCTCGTCGCCCTCACCGCCGGGACGATGAACATGCTCCCGTGGGGCGGACAGGTCGTCCGCGGTGTCGCGGCGATCGATCCGGCGACCGTCTCGAATATTTTCAACCCGATGATCCCCGCACAGGCCGCCGGAATGCTCTCCGTCTTCGGTATCAGCGCCTACTTCGGACGACAGATCCGGAAGGATCTGGATTCCGTCACCGCCTTCGAGGGCGTCGACGAGGAGTCGCTCATCGACGAGGCGATCGACGGTCGCGAGATCGAAATCGACTGGAAGTGGGCCTTCAACCTCCTGCTGACGGTCGCGGTCCTCGGCGCGCTGATCGCCGGCGTCACGTCCCCGGAGGTCTCCTTCATGATCGGCGTCGTCATCGCACTCGTCGTCAACGTACCGGAGTACGAGCGGCAGAAGGAGGTCCTCGAGTCCTACGCGCCGGACGTGATGACGTACGTCGGCATCCTCTTCGCCGCCGGCGTGCTCATCGGCGTGCTCGAGGAGAGCGGGATGATCACCGAGATGGCGAACATTCTGGTCCTGCTCATCCCCGACGCGCTCGGCGCGCACCTCCCGGTCGTCGTCGCGATCGTCTCGCTGCCCGCCCGACTCCTGTTCAGCCCCGACGCCTTCTACTTCGGCGTGCTGCCGGTTCTCGCCGAGACGAGCGCGGCGTACGGTCACGATCCGGTCGCGGTGGTGCGCGCCTCGCTCGTCGGCCAGACCGTCGGCTTCCCCGTGTCACCGTTTACGGGCGCGACGTACCTCCTCATCGGGCTGGCGGGGGTCGAGCTCGGTGAACACATCAAGTTCACGCTCCCGCTCATGGTCATCCCGTCCGGCGTGATTCTCCTCGTCGGGCTGCTGCTGGGTGCGATTCCCCTGTGA
- a CDS encoding thioredoxin domain-containing protein, with the protein MTVTLKDFYADWCGPCKTQDPILEELEEDWEGRFEVEKINVDEQQDVANEYQVRSLPTLIIENDDGIVERFVGVTQRDDIEDALESAGA; encoded by the coding sequence ATGACTGTCACACTCAAGGACTTCTACGCTGACTGGTGTGGCCCCTGTAAGACCCAGGACCCGATCCTCGAGGAGCTCGAGGAGGACTGGGAGGGCCGATTTGAGGTCGAGAAGATCAACGTCGACGAACAGCAGGACGTCGCCAACGAGTACCAGGTTCGCTCGCTGCCGACCCTGATCATCGAGAACGACGACGGCATCGTCGAGCGCTTCGTCGGCGTCACCCAGCGCGACGACATCGAGGACGCGCTCGAGTCGGCCGGCGCGTAA
- a CDS encoding SDR family oxidoreductase, whose amino-acid sequence MVATDLTERTAIVTGASAGIGAATCRAFAAAGADVVLASRSEDRLTELAADLEAEHGVETLVVPTNVREEDDVNALIEETVETFGGIDVLVNNAGLSRGSDVESMSTDDYETMQETNVDGLFYATRAAIPHVRERDGHLIFVGSFAGQYPRSFNPVYAATKWWTRGFAKSVAAQVGDDGVGVTVVNPAEVRSEFETTDGSTFEEVFDEDEASDPEEVAEAIRFAASRKGSSISEIDVNRRDKFADGF is encoded by the coding sequence ATGGTTGCGACCGACCTCACGGAGCGGACGGCGATCGTCACGGGCGCGAGCGCGGGCATCGGCGCGGCGACCTGCCGCGCGTTCGCCGCCGCGGGCGCCGACGTCGTCCTCGCGTCCCGCAGCGAGGACCGCCTGACGGAACTGGCGGCCGACCTCGAGGCCGAGCACGGCGTCGAGACGCTGGTCGTTCCGACGAACGTCCGCGAAGAGGACGACGTGAATGCGCTGATCGAGGAGACGGTCGAGACCTTCGGCGGGATCGACGTGCTGGTGAACAACGCGGGGCTCTCGCGGGGCAGCGACGTCGAATCGATGTCGACCGACGACTACGAGACGATGCAGGAGACGAACGTCGACGGCCTCTTCTACGCGACGCGGGCCGCCATCCCGCACGTCCGCGAGCGCGACGGCCACCTGATCTTCGTCGGGAGCTTCGCCGGTCAGTACCCGCGGTCGTTCAATCCAGTGTACGCAGCGACGAAGTGGTGGACCCGCGGCTTCGCCAAGAGCGTCGCGGCGCAGGTCGGCGACGACGGCGTCGGCGTCACCGTGGTCAACCCCGCCGAGGTGCGCTCGGAGTTCGAGACCACCGACGGGTCGACCTTCGAGGAGGTCTTCGACGAGGACGAGGCCAGTGACCCCGAGGAGGTCGCCGAGGCGATTCGCTTCGCCGCGAGTCGGAAGGGCTCGAGTATCAGCGAGATCGACGTCAACCGCCGGGACAAGTTCGCCGACGGCTTCTGA
- a CDS encoding universal stress protein has product MDTRILVPTDGSDSARAALEHALDIAADQDAIVHVLNVADTNEPSLTRLGTQVVDALEEEGEGIVSAAAELAEERGVPVSTHVVQGEPRETIVRFVTAGSDESQPDHADGVAFDFVVMGAHGRRGLGEYILGSVTDYVVNRSEVPVLTVRAADDATVTYPYTDVLVPTDGSVHATAAVELGARFANRCGGALHLLSVMDELPEVADAETAPLPEQLEENIQEVLDDDAATAEAAGAGDVRTAIATGSVPREVISYADDEEIDLIVMGTHGRTGLDRHLLGSFTERVIRTSPVPVLTTRRPDEMD; this is encoded by the coding sequence ATGGACACTCGCATTCTCGTTCCGACCGACGGGAGCGACTCCGCGAGGGCGGCCCTCGAGCACGCGCTCGACATCGCCGCCGATCAGGACGCGATCGTGCACGTCCTCAACGTCGCGGACACGAACGAGCCGAGTCTCACGCGTCTCGGCACGCAAGTCGTCGACGCCTTAGAGGAGGAGGGCGAGGGGATCGTTTCGGCGGCCGCCGAACTGGCCGAAGAGCGCGGCGTGCCCGTCAGCACGCACGTCGTTCAGGGCGAACCGCGCGAGACGATCGTCCGGTTCGTCACGGCCGGTAGTGACGAGTCGCAGCCGGACCACGCGGACGGCGTCGCGTTCGATTTCGTCGTCATGGGCGCCCACGGCCGACGCGGACTGGGAGAGTACATCCTCGGCAGCGTCACGGACTACGTCGTCAACCGGAGCGAGGTGCCGGTGCTGACGGTTCGCGCGGCCGACGACGCGACGGTGACGTATCCCTATACCGACGTCCTCGTGCCGACCGACGGGAGCGTTCACGCGACCGCGGCGGTCGAACTCGGAGCGCGGTTCGCCAACCGCTGTGGCGGAGCGTTGCACCTGCTGTCGGTCATGGACGAACTGCCGGAAGTCGCCGACGCGGAAACGGCTCCGCTCCCCGAGCAACTCGAGGAGAACATCCAGGAGGTGCTCGACGACGACGCGGCGACCGCCGAGGCGGCGGGCGCCGGCGACGTCAGGACCGCCATCGCGACCGGCTCGGTGCCTCGAGAGGTCATCTCGTACGCCGACGACGAGGAGATCGATCTCATCGTCATGGGCACCCACGGCCGGACCGGTCTCGACCGGCACCTGCTCGGCAGTTTCACGGAGCGCGTCATCCGCACGTCGCCGGTTCCCGTTCTCACGACGCGTCGCCCCGACGAGATGGACTGA
- a CDS encoding preprotein translocase subunit Sec61beta, translated as MDKGQNSGGLMSSAGLVRYFDSEDSNAIKIDPKTVIATGVMIGVLVQLLTFVS; from the coding sequence ATGGATAAAGGACAGAACAGCGGTGGGCTGATGTCCAGTGCCGGACTCGTCCGGTACTTCGACTCCGAGGACTCGAATGCGATCAAAATCGACCCCAAGACGGTCATCGCGACCGGCGTGATGATCGGGGTGCTGGTACAGCTGCTGACGTTCGTCTCGTAG
- the pdxT gene encoding pyridoxal 5'-phosphate synthase glutaminase subunit PdxT: MSLTAGVVAVQGDVEEHAAAIERAAAARDRDVTVREIRESGIVPDCDLLAMPGGESTTISRLLHGEGIAPEIRDHVAAGKPLLATCAGLIVASSEPNDDRVEELGLLDVSVERNAFGRQKDSFEAPLTVDGLADDDPYPAVFIRAPAIDDVASGDAQVLASWDDRPVAVKQGSVVGTAFHPELTPDSRVHGLAFFENDDADVPGLERAQ, translated from the coding sequence ATGTCACTGACCGCTGGCGTCGTCGCCGTCCAGGGCGACGTCGAGGAACACGCCGCCGCCATCGAACGCGCCGCCGCGGCCCGCGACCGCGACGTCACCGTCCGCGAGATCCGCGAGTCCGGGATCGTCCCCGACTGCGACCTGCTGGCGATGCCCGGCGGCGAGTCGACGACCATCTCCCGACTCCTTCACGGCGAGGGGATCGCCCCCGAGATTCGAGACCACGTCGCCGCCGGCAAGCCGCTGCTGGCGACCTGTGCCGGACTGATCGTCGCCTCGAGCGAGCCGAACGACGACCGCGTCGAGGAACTCGGACTGCTCGACGTCTCCGTCGAGCGCAACGCCTTCGGCCGCCAGAAGGACAGCTTCGAGGCGCCGTTGACGGTCGACGGCCTGGCCGACGACGACCCCTATCCGGCGGTATTCATCCGCGCGCCGGCCATCGACGACGTCGCGAGCGGGGACGCACAGGTGCTCGCCTCGTGGGACGACCGGCCGGTCGCCGTGAAACAGGGGTCGGTCGTCGGCACCGCGTTCCACCCCGAACTCACCCCCGACAGCCGCGTCCACGGGCTCGCCTTCTTCGAGAACGACGACGCCGACGTCCCCGGACTCGAGCGAGCGCAGTAG
- a CDS encoding carboxypeptidase M32 — protein MATDQAQHEAADDSYAAFEERVRRIANVSNASGILQWDQEVVMPDEGTPARAQQLSALSSISHELLTADETGELLEELEDSDLEAEQAAVVREVRRKYDRETSVPQALVEEISEATTNAHPAWKRAKENDDFEEFAPVLEKLVELKREYANHIDPDADPYEVLFSDYEPYIDLETAERVLERLREELVPLIDAIDESDTDLETEAFAGEFDDDDQEALARDVLDSLGYDWDRGRLDTAPHPFSSGTQFDARVTTRFEEDDLLGSITSTIHEFGHANYTLGLPDEGYGTPLGEARDLSVHESQSRLWENHVGRSRPFWEHFLPIARERFPSLEDVSPEAAYESANQVYDDNLIRVEADELTYHLHIVIRFEIERDLIRGDLAVEDVPEVWNDKYEEYLGVRPETDAEGCLQDIHWSHGSFGYFPTYSLGSVLAAQLYAAAEDELGDFDDDIREGDFDELNGWLRENVHRHGKRYTTQELIERATGEELTADHFLEYVTSKYGDLYELEGY, from the coding sequence ATGGCGACCGATCAGGCCCAGCACGAGGCGGCCGACGACAGCTACGCGGCGTTCGAAGAGCGCGTGCGGCGGATCGCGAACGTCTCGAACGCGTCGGGTATCCTCCAGTGGGACCAGGAAGTCGTGATGCCCGACGAGGGGACCCCCGCCCGAGCGCAACAGCTCTCGGCGCTGTCCTCGATCAGCCACGAACTGCTGACGGCCGACGAGACCGGCGAGCTGCTCGAGGAGCTGGAAGACAGCGACCTCGAGGCGGAGCAAGCCGCCGTCGTCCGCGAGGTCCGGCGCAAGTACGACCGCGAGACCAGCGTCCCGCAGGCCCTCGTCGAGGAGATCTCCGAGGCGACGACGAACGCCCACCCGGCCTGGAAGCGGGCCAAGGAGAACGACGACTTCGAGGAGTTCGCGCCCGTCCTCGAGAAGCTGGTCGAGCTGAAACGGGAGTACGCGAATCACATCGACCCCGACGCCGACCCCTACGAGGTGCTGTTCTCGGACTACGAGCCGTACATCGACCTCGAGACGGCCGAACGGGTCCTCGAACGCCTGCGCGAGGAGCTGGTGCCGCTGATCGACGCGATCGACGAGAGCGACACGGACCTCGAGACCGAGGCCTTCGCGGGGGAGTTCGACGACGACGATCAGGAGGCGCTGGCCCGCGACGTCCTCGACTCGCTCGGCTACGACTGGGACCGCGGTCGGCTGGACACCGCGCCGCATCCGTTCTCCTCGGGGACGCAGTTCGACGCCCGCGTGACGACCCGCTTCGAGGAGGACGACCTGCTGGGTTCGATCACGTCGACGATCCACGAGTTCGGCCACGCCAACTACACGCTCGGGCTTCCCGACGAGGGCTACGGCACCCCGCTGGGCGAAGCGCGGGACCTCTCGGTCCACGAGTCCCAATCGCGGCTCTGGGAGAACCACGTCGGCCGCTCCCGTCCCTTCTGGGAGCACTTCCTGCCGATCGCCCGCGAGCGGTTCCCCTCCCTCGAGGACGTCTCGCCCGAGGCGGCCTACGAGTCCGCCAATCAGGTGTACGACGACAACCTCATCCGCGTCGAGGCGGACGAACTCACCTACCACCTCCACATCGTGATCCGCTTCGAGATCGAACGCGACCTGATTCGGGGGGACCTCGCGGTCGAAGACGTCCCCGAGGTCTGGAACGACAAGTACGAGGAGTACCTCGGCGTCCGGCCCGAGACCGACGCGGAGGGCTGCCTGCAGGACATCCACTGGTCCCACGGCTCCTTCGGCTACTTCCCGACGTACTCGCTTGGCTCCGTGCTCGCCGCACAGCTCTACGCCGCCGCCGAGGACGAACTGGGCGACTTCGACGACGACATTCGCGAGGGCGACTTCGACGAACTCAACGGCTGGCTCCGCGAGAACGTTCACCGGCACGGCAAGCGGTACACGACTCAGGAGCTGATCGAACGCGCGACCGGCGAGGAACTGACCGCCGACCACTTCCTCGAGTACGTCACCTCGAAGTACGGCGACCTGTACGAACTCGAGGGCTACTGA
- a CDS encoding VOC family protein, whose protein sequence is MSDFRDPLPAATRFGRSVLTVSDESAMVAFYRDVIGLSVRSRDASVTVLGAGDAPLLELRHAPDARPRPADATGLYHNAVLLPSREALGDALGRVRDRWELTGASDHGVSEALYLDDPEGNGVELYRDRPRAEWPRDGEGGIQIGSWPLDLESVAAAADDGVGDTVPDGTTLGHVHLEVSSLETARAFYVDALGFDVKTATPQALFVAAGDYHHHLGLNTWNGRSSPAPADARGLSRFDLVVPSSEARERIRDRLEAAGVTVEESEEGLECGDPDGIRIRLRTE, encoded by the coding sequence ATGAGCGACTTTCGGGACCCGCTGCCGGCGGCGACTCGCTTCGGTCGGAGCGTACTGACGGTCAGCGACGAATCGGCGATGGTGGCGTTCTACCGGGACGTGATCGGCCTCTCGGTGCGCTCGCGGGACGCGTCGGTGACGGTGCTCGGCGCCGGCGACGCGCCGCTGCTCGAGTTACGACACGCGCCGGACGCCCGACCGCGGCCGGCCGACGCCACGGGACTCTATCACAACGCCGTCCTGCTCCCCAGCCGCGAGGCGCTGGGGGACGCGCTGGGCCGCGTCCGCGATCGCTGGGAGCTCACCGGCGCGTCCGACCACGGCGTCAGCGAGGCGCTCTACCTCGACGACCCCGAGGGGAACGGGGTCGAACTCTACCGCGACCGCCCGCGAGCGGAGTGGCCCCGCGACGGCGAGGGCGGCATCCAGATCGGCTCGTGGCCGCTCGACCTCGAGTCGGTCGCGGCCGCCGCCGACGACGGAGTCGGCGACACCGTCCCGGACGGGACGACCCTCGGTCACGTCCACCTCGAGGTTTCGTCGCTCGAGACCGCCCGCGCGTTCTACGTCGACGCGCTTGGCTTCGACGTGAAGACGGCCACCCCGCAAGCGCTGTTCGTCGCCGCCGGCGACTACCACCACCACCTCGGTCTCAACACCTGGAACGGGCGCTCGAGTCCCGCGCCGGCCGACGCTCGCGGCCTCTCTCGGTTCGACCTCGTCGTTCCCTCGAGCGAGGCGCGTGAGCGGATTCGGGATCGACTCGAGGCCGCGGGCGTGACCGTCGAGGAGAGCGAAGAGGGTCTCGAGTGCGGCGACCCCGACGGGATTCGGATTCGACTGCGGACGGAATAG